Below is a window of Populus trichocarpa isolate Nisqually-1 chromosome 3, P.trichocarpa_v4.1, whole genome shotgun sequence DNA.
gtttttgaagTAAAATATACTGGATTTCTTATAAATGGTTGTTAAAAGGTTGAGAAAGAGTTTCTTTAGGTTTTCGTTAATTCATCCGAAATTGGGTTGCATGTTGTATCTCTCACTACTCGAAGGTTTGAAAGGAGAGATCAGCTTTTACTCCAATCCGAAACAGAATCGGAGTGAGAATCTTACCCGTTTCCTTGTTGTGACTTCATGAGGACGTTCCTGCACCTGCTCCTGCATGCAGTGTCGACTATGTACCATTCCAGAACTAGCAGGTAGCGTTATTTCCACTTTGATGAGTAGTGATCTTAGCTCATGAAAATTACAGGAAATTATGTGATGCTTGTATGTGAGATTATTGAGATGTTTATGGCCTGTACGTGTGAATTTATCAGTAGTAGAACTAGTAGTTATCATTCACTTCTGTATGCTTAAAGCAAGTGAATGTTTTCTGCTTTTGCCTTACAATCAACTCTGCTGTGAGAACCCAGGCATGGTCCTGAGTGCCAGGACTGAACTTCAACCATAAAGCATATCTTCTGTGAGATCTCGGTTTACACCAAAAACTAACAAAAGCTAGTCTGCATTTTGTTTCCAAGTGATGTACTCATtctgaagtaaaaaatatagcCATCACAAGAGGGTTTTGCATGCATAAATACCACTTATTCCTATTTAATACATCATTTTAGTGcattatatccttcaatttaCGTTGGGGAGGCTTGCACACGTACTTCAAGCAATCAGTTGTAAAATTATCATcacaagaagaagagaaatatttttcctctttGAAGATCTGAAGAAGCGAACAGCTACAAATTTCCATTGCATCCTTCTACTTTCCAGCTATGACTTGGTGCTACTTGTTCATGGAGAGGTATATAATCCTACAAAGAACACATTAAACGAAGAGTTAAAGCAAGAGAACCGGCATATAATCTGTAGCATATGAGATGAGAAGTGCATGTTTGTACCTCCATTTTCTGGATTAGCTCTGTAGCCGTCCTTGCAGATATGACAATGTTCCTGGCTGAAGGTCCAATAAATCCTTCTTCTACGCCTTTGTCAAAAAACCCAAGCAAGCTATCATAGTACCCATCAACATTTAATAGACCcacctgtatttatttttttccccaatTAATTTGAGAAATAGGGAGAGAGATTCAACAATGCTTATCAAAGAAATCGTTGAATTCATTCCACATAATTTCACCAACCCCCCTGCTGATATCCTAGAACAACAATTTCACCTCATGTAAGTTCTTAGAAGCTAGGGTGGTGATTTGCCACACCATTTTCTTATACTGTCCCACCTAATTAGAGGTAATTTGCCACaccattaattattaaaaaatattaatttgctcgagcaaagaaaaaaataataaaattttaattttttaaaaaacacttacaTGAATCACCACCCTAAAAGCCAATTGTAGAGAATGTAGAAAGTCAATTTTGAAATCCCACAGCAGCCTAAGAGACAGTCACAAATACTTTACCATCATGTGAGCTTAAAACCGACGTTGTTTTTAACCAGTcagagtatttttatattatctttcaCGCATTGAAACAAATTAGTTGCTGGTGAAGATGATTGatttaaacattaaattaaaattcttgaaGCTAAGAAAGTCAAGCCTCCCTTTGCCCTGTTATCACTTCTTGTCAAATAATTAAGGCTCAACTTCATTTGAGTTGCATACATTGCATCTCCTACTGATTGCTTTGACAATGAGCAGTTAAAAACACTGAAAACAAACACTTGCTAAAGCAAAGATTAAGCTTTAACCACGTGCCTAAAAATGGGTGTCAAGTCTTATTCATGATCCCCCAGCCAGCTAGCCCCCTCAGTATTTGGACGATTGTCAAGTTTACTGCCAATAGCCAGACTGATAACCACAAAGTCACAAACTGCTAATATCTTCCCTGATTTGATGGTTTTGAATAacttttaatgaaacaatagcTTTTAGAAAAGTGATTAGCTTTTTCAACATCATCAAAATGGCCTTTTAATCCCGTTTCCTGATCAGTGTTTGGTTTATGAAATATGGGATTTGAAAGTTTTAGCACTCCAGCTACCTACCGGAGCTTGAATCCTAGCTAATGTTCATATGGGAACGAGGGCACAGCTGCGATGCAATCCGTGTTcctaaaccaaaaacaaaaaacatcccATTCCTCTCAGCACCATACCAATCTCGACACCCCCACCCCTTTCATATGACCTTCCATAATTGTGTATATTATGATCCCGATTTCCATTTCTGATATAAACTTATTGAGCTTGATCATATTTTCAAGATTAATTAGCCCCTTAATCCAATCAACTAATCAATGTCAAAAGCattataatgactcaaattgcatcactaatacatttttttatagatatgaGATTGGATCTTGGATTTTTCATTAGTAACAATAACAAGTGGAGGCTAACTAGTAGGGTACTTCTGACTTGCCTTACAACTTGGCCACTTATAATATCGTCTACGATCGTTTACAAAACTTGTAATTTCTTAACCATGGGAATTAAAGCTTTTCAAAGATGAGGCTGctggctagctagctagctcatTGCTGCTTCTTTCGAGGAAATTACACATTATTCTTACAAGTTGTACGTGGATTAATTTCTCTATGTAACAAGTAGAAGATATCATATGAAGATAAAACAGATGCAAAATTAATTACTTACTGGCTTGTTATGGATTCCAAGCTGAGACCATGTTATCATCTCAAGCAACTCCTCAAAGGTTCCATACCCTCCTTCATTgattaacccaaaaaaacccaGTGAGAACAGTAAGCAGTTAACAATCTTCTTTTCATCAACACTAAAAATGCTTGAAGCTTGTGAGATTtgaacatgtaattaaataccAGGAAGAGCAATGAAAGCATCAGCTCGCCGAGCCATCTCAGCCTTCCTTTCATGCATATCGGATACAATCAACACTTCTCCAACTGTGTGACCTGAAATCTGAGAACAAATCGTAATCATTCATGCAAGCATGCATGTGCATGAGAAGGATAGGAGTGAAGTGAGTGTGGAGTTGAGGGTTCACATACCTCAATCGGTACAAGAGCTCTTGGGATAACActatccaaaaaacaaaaacaaaaaaatattaataacgaAATGAATTAAGAGTAtaatgactatatatatataagcatttACCATGATTCAAGATATTGGTGTCTTACCCTAAGACATGGCATTCACCATCATAAACAGTCTGAGAAACAAGCCCCATCAGTCCAATACtccctcctccatacactaaatccATCTTCCTTTCAACCTGCGAATTCCCCTTTTCATAAAATACCctccaaattcaaaaaaaaaaaaaaaagctgaaagaaagagagtgagGAGTACTATACTAACCAGCTCCCTTCCAAGATCAAGGGCTGCATCACTGAATATCTTTTTATTCCCTGACTTGCTTCCACAAAAGACACAAACACTTTTGAACTTTCCCATAATTGGTTCTCTATTCACCTCCACAGAATTGATCACGATACAAAAGTCCTTCAACAAGTCTACactttttttgtattatatatatagcaagAGAAGTGCTTAAATAATCAAGAGcaaattaattatatcttaGTCCCCGAGTTTCAATAGGACTATAACCTGGTCCTTCATATTTGAAAAGCTACAGAAACAAAAAGGAGTCTCTTGGCTATTCAAGGTAACGTTTGGCTCTGTCTTGGATAAGAAAAGATGGAGACTGTAAATTTAAACAGAAGAGACATGTTTCCttgttaaattcaatttaaaattgttataaaaacatatttatttcatatctttttatatgtttcttcatccaaatatgtttttgtattatctatatctatttataatattaggCATTAACTAAATACAACCTTTTAAACTGTTATGTATTATTCAAACATCtaaattattcaaatttattattgagcAATTTAAATCCTTAGATAAAAACCAACGCTATAAGTGTTTAGAGAGAACGAATTGACATTTCAAGAAGACATAAATCAACAAGAGTCAAGGAACtgatttaaaaatcttaaaacatgAAGGACTAAGCTATGAGTATATTGAAAATTACAGGACTAAAAAAGACAATTCACTGAGCAATCAACGACTGTTCATATAGGATAGGGCCTATGACAAGGGAGCCATGATGGATGCTTCATGGTCCatccaaaaaacaataatgcaatTGTTTTTAAGTCAGAGAAGATTCTACCTTTCTttccattattttgttttgtatatccATTTTGCTTGGCGGGCACACCAATAAtattttctgctctttttttttcttttttccctctttgaATTGGATAGAGGCTCCTCTCCTcctagaattaaaaataaatccaattaaTTATATGAAGTATAGTTTAACTGGTCACATTCtagatttgctttttaaaaattatcagttcgagtctcacaaatctcagaaccattaaaaacttatatgatcgttaatttcaggacccgtgaaaTTAATCAAGATGCATGAAAACTGATACaataattcatattaataaaaaataaatt
It encodes the following:
- the LOC7461364 gene encoding cytokinin riboside 5'-monophosphate phosphoribohydrolase LOG8 isoform X1, with translation MGKFKSVCVFCGSKSGNKKIFSDAALDLGRELGNSQVERKMDLVYGGGSIGLMGLVSQTVYDGECHVLGVIPRALVPIEISGHTVGEVLIVSDMHERKAEMARRADAFIALPGGYGTFEELLEMITWSQLGIHNKPVGLLNVDGYYDSLLGFFDKGVEEGFIGPSARNIVISARTATELIQKMEDYIPLHEQVAPSHSWKVEGCNGNL
- the LOC7461364 gene encoding cytokinin riboside 5'-monophosphate phosphoribohydrolase LOG8 isoform X2; this encodes MGKFKSVCVFCGSKSGNKKIFSDAALDLGRELVERKMDLVYGGGSIGLMGLVSQTVYDGECHVLGVIPRALVPIEISGHTVGEVLIVSDMHERKAEMARRADAFIALPGGYGTFEELLEMITWSQLGIHNKPVGLLNVDGYYDSLLGFFDKGVEEGFIGPSARNIVISARTATELIQKMEDYIPLHEQVAPSHSWKVEGCNGNL